Below is a genomic region from Triticum dicoccoides isolate Atlit2015 ecotype Zavitan chromosome 5A, WEW_v2.0, whole genome shotgun sequence.
GCAAGTTTAAGTCCTAAGACATGCATTTGAGTTTGGAATTTGGAGCAATAATATAAAGTGTCAAAATCATAGTTGCCGCTTGATGACTTTATTAATTCAAAGCTGGGCTTGTCTCGAGCCTTCTTTTAAAAAAGAATCCTTCTTAAACACAACTTGAAACCTAGGATCAATGGATAATGTTGCCTGCCCTCTTTGTGCTAATCATGACACATGAGATGTATGAGCACATATTTATTGGTTGCAGTTTAGCGAAATAGTTTAAGTGGTCTGTGATCATGAACCTGTTCAGCGATCCTTCGCCGGATTTTGGGCCCCATTTTTATGAAAGGCTGGTGGTTTTCCTCGTGAAATTCCATTCCAAAAGACAATCGATACTCATTTGACTGAGTTATCCTATACATCTTGGGGAGTTTGTGGGAAGAAAACTACATTATTTTTTGAGCTATGGTATAAGTCAATCTAATCATTTTCCTTATTAAGGAGTAGGTGAAAACCACGTGACTCAACCGAGTGTTGTATTGAAGTTTTTCCTTTACTTCTTCCCTTTGTATTGCACATTGTGCACTTGTTGGTAGCATCAATACATTTATTGTTCTGGTAGTGCTTGGCCTTTTACATAGCTACGTGGTTTGCATCGGTTTACCTAACACCTCatacaaaaataaaaaaacatccAAGAAGTTACGTACATTCAATTTCTTAGAGGTTGTTTTTGTTGACAGCCCATGTCTATGACCTATTTAATGGACAACCTCACATTTCTTGACTTTCACGTAGTTATGTGGCTTGCATTGGTGTTGCCTAACAGCTCATACAAAGCCGTAAATCAATAACCAAAAGCTTATGTGCATTTAATCTCTAGAACGCTTTTTTGAGGAATAGACGCTGATACATAACACATGAAGTAGAGTGGTTTGGTAATTTAAAACAAAAATTTACATGCAATCAACATCCCGAGCCTTAAGACCAGGTCGACGTCTGAGAGCTCTAATTATGAAATAGTGTGCTCTTGTAAGGTTCTTGCAACTCAAACTCAAACAAGAAAGTTGCTTATATTGTGATGATCTATCAAATGATGCACGCTCTTAGTGGCCCTTTTCCTTTATCCATCTTAGCACAGTTTCTACAGGGTTGCACACACAAACACTTGTAAGTGGCCTGTTTTGGATAATTTGTGAAAGATTGgataatttttttgagaaaacAAATAACAAATTAAACCTATTTCACTTGGTAGGAAGTGTAGACATGTTTTAAGTCCTGAGACATGTATTTGAGTTTGGAGCAATAGTATGAAGTAGTCGAAATCATGTTTATTTTTTGGGGAAAATTGTATTTTGTTTGAATTATGTTTAAAATTGCCCTCTTCGGTTCTTTTAGTGTCAAAATTCTCATAAAATCTCCAACTAAAAAGAAAAACTTCTcataaaatttggcacgaaattcaTGCAATTCAAATGGGCCATCACATCCatctcaaaataaaataaaatgggccATCGCAATTTTCCCACGCGGGGTGGCAAAGTGGCGTCAGACAAGGGGGAAGCCCTAATCGCCGACGATACAAATAGCCGTAGACAGGGCCCGAGACAAGTGCCGGTCGACTCAAAAGTCAAAACCCCCAGATCGAAGCCGCCTCCAACACACCACCACCAACGTCAGCAACGCCCCGCGCGACGCCGTCGGTTACCCGTGGACACGCGGTCGGCGTGGTCGGCGAGGATGGGCATGCGCGATCTGGTGACCGGTCGCGCCGGCTGCGCGGCGCCGGGTTCGTCGTCCTCATCCGCCAAACCCCTCAGCGCCCTCGCCGACGCCGTGCTCGGCTCCTCCTCCACATCTGAGGTGCGTGCGTCCGACTTAACCCCCATCTCGAGCGAAATCGgtgcgccgccgccgacctccagcGGGCATGGATGCGGCGCCGCTCGCGTCTCCCTGGATCGCCGGGGCGTTGGGTTGGGTAGATCGTTTCCGGCCCCGGGGGTTCGTTGTTCATTTCTCGCTGATCTAGGCTTCAGCGACGAACTTATTGTTTTCCTCTTTGTATCATCCGCGAGAAATTAAATGAACATCAAACCATTGGGGCCTCGGATGGGATTGTTACTGCGTGGGATTCCAACTTGCTGGTTCGAGTCTGTGTCTGACGATCTTCAGTTTGCTGTCACCAAGGTTTACGGCCCTTGCGACCATGCCATTAAACAGGATTTTTTGCAATCCTTATCCCATCTGCTGCCGAAAATTTCGGGTCCCTGGACAATTATCGGCGACTTCAGTTTAACTCTCAGGCCGTCCAATAAATCTTCCAACAACTTCAACTTCTCGGAAGCAAACGTGTTCTCCTCAACTATTAAGTATTAACTCTCTGCAGCTTCAGGACCTTCCGCTTCTGGACAGGCGGATTACGTGGTAAAATCACCAAGATTTGCCGGTTTTGGTGCGCCTGGACCGTGCTCTTGCTAAAGTGGATTGGGCTCAAAATTTCCCTGATAGTTTGCTATCTTCGGTTACTAGAACCACATCGGATCACGTGCCCATTTGACAACTATCCCAAAATCCTTGATCTTCCGTCTTGATAGGTTGCTTCTAAACTTTCCTATGTTCAAAGATAAAGTTGCTGCTAACTGGAATAGTGTGGGGGAGCAATCATGCTCACCTTGGCTCGGCGGGTATCCTCCATACTTTTAAATCGCGGGCGAAATTACCGCTATAGCGGCGCTATCGCGGTTCAGAATCTTCCCCGCGATTTGCTTCCTTCCCAAAATCGCGGGCGATCGCGCCAATTTCGCCGGAGATCGTGGCCTTCCTTCCTATAATTTCACTGCCAATTTTCCTTCCGCTAAACTCCTTCACCCGCGATTTAAAAGTATGGTATCCTCTCTCTGAAAATCAAGCGCACTAGGAACATGGCCAAGAACTGGTCAGCCAATCGGAGATTGCCGAAGATGCTAATTCTGAACTGTCACACCACCATCAACTTCCTCGACAAGCTTGAAGATGCTAGGTGGCTTTCCGACCTCGAACTGCAACTTCGTGTCGCAGTTAAACTTTCTCTTCACCGCCTTAACGCCGCGATCGCTGACTACTGGAGTCTGGAGGCAACGAGCAAAACATAAGGATTGCGTCCTGGGTGACAAGAACTCCGCCTACATGCACGTTTGTACTTCTGTTCGACATCGCAAAAATGAAATTAAAACGCTTTCCAATGACAGATTAAACCACCCCTACTTTTAGTAGATGGAGATGCTGCTACGCGCATGCCGATAAGCAGGCCATCCTGCCAAACTTAAAAAAAAAACCTTGTTGGCATCAGCAATGGCACTCGTTTCTACTTTGACCTGGACTCCCTCATGCTTCATAATTCCCACACTGCTGCCCAGGCTAGTGAGCTCTCAAAGCCTTATCGGCATGAGTTTTACCTTGGACGAGATCAAGACCGCCCTTTGGGCCATGAGTGATAGTGCGAGCCCAGGGCTGGACGGCCTTGGACCAGCCTTTGACGAAGCTAATTGGGATTTAGTTAAATTGGAACCTCTTCATCTTCTAACCGATTTCCATGGCGGTACAGCATATCTTAAACGCATCAACCGAGCACTAATCGTGCTACTTCCAAAAAAATGTGATGCTTCCAAACCGGAGAACTTTCGCCCTGTGTCTCATCAAAACTGCTCCATCAAATTGCTTCTGAATGCATTTCATCTAGAGCCCAGCCTTTCATCAACCACCTCATCCACCATGAACAAACCAGATTTATTAGAGGGCGTGGGATCACAGAAAACTTTGTCCATGCTGTGGACATCGTTCAAACTTGCTCCAAGAGGAAATTAGCAGCACTTGTTCTAAAACTTGATTTCATGAAGCTTTTGACTCTTGTACCTTGGGAATCCTTATCCTTAATTATGTCCCAAAAGGGTTTCCCTTCGGCTTGATATCTTTGTATTGAGCAGTTAAACAAGTCTCCCAGCTCTTCTGTGCTGTTTAATGGCAGGCCTGGACTGGGGTTCAAGTGCCGCAGGGGCTTGAGACAAGGCGAACCCCTCTCCCCGTATCAGTTATCATCGTTGCTGACGTGCTTAAGAGGTTAATCATCCATCCCTCCAGCAATGGTTTGCTCTCCCACCCGATCGATGAACATCTGCCATGCACTGTCCTTCAGTATGCCGACGACACTTTAATCATCCTTCTTCCTGACATTATTCAGCTCCAGACTCTTAAGTGCATTCTTCTGCAATTCTCCAAGACAACCGGGCTTACCATTAACTTCCACAGAAGCACGTTCGCTCCGATTCATGTCGACCTTGGGTTAGCCGCGAGGCTGGTGGCGATCCTGGGTTGCCCTGTGGCTTTGTTCCCTCAATCTTGTTTGGGGTTACCTCTATCCATGCACAAGCTTAATCTTTGGGATTTATTCTTCGTTATTGACCAGATTGACCGGCGTCTGGCTGGCTAGCATTGCCTGCTTTTGTCTTTGGCAGGCAGAGCTATTCTTGTTTGCTTCGTGACGATCTATGCCACGAGCTTCCTTATGTTGCGGGGACCTTATTTGAGATTACCGAAAATATCTTTTgccctgctttatatataaagcaccgatCATACGAGCACACCGATACAAACACACCCACCACCGCACACAACATACACCCAAGACAAGATACTGAGCACCACGACACCACCTCAACGACTACCAAACTGAATCGCTTGGAGCCAATGGGGACCTCCATCACAAGCTATCCTCCGAGGAGAGGCGAGGCGGATAACGACGGAGTAAGGACTTCAAGACGGTGCCTCCAAAAGGGCACGACCATGTATAGTCAGCACCGTCTGATTTCGAAGATCAACTTTTCACCTGGAGCATCACCAAGGAGTGGGAACACCGCGGCGGAGCCTTCATGAAAGATATGGCGTCCATGGACGTCGCCACCGTCGGCCCCTGAGCAAGTGGTGTACCCCAATGCTCACACCCCTCCGACGTACCCTTGCTCTGCCAACCACCCGCGTGGCCATGGCTGCACACCCTTAGCTGAGACGCATGCTCCACCCAAGAACGTCGCATCTCCCACCGCCAGGGGCGCTGCCCTGCATCTAGACGCCCCAAGACCCGCCAAAGTGACCGGCTTTGGTCCAAAGGACGCACCCGACCGCCAAAACCACATCATACAACCCGCCTCGAACAACGTCGGAGCTGCATCGGCCCGCACACGGTCGGGgaaagggggaggagggggagcggacgCATCCACGACTGGCACACCCCTGTGGCGGTGACGGGTGGCCCAAGCTCGTCGGTGCCTCCCATCCCTCCAGCCTACCTCCCCACCGGACACCCCCTGTGTCATCCCACCTCGGCAGCTGGCGTAGCTCCATGTGAGGCCACTAACACACACCCGTCTACCCGCAAGGGAAACCCCAAGATCCGCCGCCAACCACCAAGAAAGCTCACAGGGGAACCCATCCGCGCTGCCCGCGGTTGCCCACCCGCCGGAGTACCCGGAGTCTAGCTAGCCTGCCCGCCGACCTGCCGCTTCTGAGATGTTGCAGCATGTGCGGCCCTCGGCCCGCGTTACCTGGCTCCAGATCCGGCCGCGGCACCGCCGATCCTGGAGAGCCAAGCACGACCCATCACCTGGTCGCCCACCGCGGGGAAGTAGAGGCGTCGGAGCTCCGCCTCTGCCCGCCGCACCGCTGTTTCGCCCAACACAACTCCACGCTCCGGCTCGAGGCGCCGGCTCGCGCCAGCACCGCTCGAATAGGAGGACCATGTGGCCCTTAAGCGGTGgcgagggaggaaggagagggggaagagACCAACGGGATTTAGGCTTGCCCCCGGCCGCCTCGCGGGGGCGACGCGGGACGAGGGGGTGTCGAGTCGCCCTTACTTGAGATTGAGAAGCATTGTAGGGACTTTTCTGATCCGGCCAGGAATTAGTTAGGGGCGGTTAATGCAATGTGGCTTGGGATCTCCTGTGTACACCGTTGCCGAAaatggctttcgccccgctttatatataaagaaaCGATCATAAACAACTCGGTATAAACACATGCCaacacaacacacgcacacacccaaggcaggatacataggTACTGAGCGCAACAACACCACCCCAAGCACTACAAGAGTAGCCGGGTCCTCGACCTTGAACACCCCACTGCGAAGAGATGAAGCTGCATACGACGAACTATGCGCTCcaaggcgatgccttcaagaaggatacgacaccggagcgccgccattGCTCGACCCGAGGGTCAGAGTTTCCCCTAGAGCAACACGACGGGCAGTGATCtcggcgacgacgccttcaagaaggtaacgaGCTTCGCCGCCGCTGGTCCGTCCGGAGATAGAATAGATTTTCACCCCGGCCAATACTCACCGCCACCAAACACCACACCTGGGCGACCATGTCGCCCACATGACCATGGTTATCGGGCAGCAACAAGCCACGGGCTTTGCCGATGAGCACCGcgacaccaccaccagggccgccgccccgtcaTCCAAGACCTCGATGCCACCTCACAGCCACCCACCTCGATGCCACGGGCTCTGCCATGGCTTTTTAGTCTGATTTATGGCTTTTATGGCGACGAGGGAGGAGGGAAGGGTGGAGGGGGGCTGGCTGCGGTGCAGACTAGGGTTCCCCCTCGGTCGCGCGCGGGGCGATGCGAGGGGGGAAGGGGACATTCCTATTTGGCAAGGCATCATGAAAGGCCTTGATTTGTACCGCTCCATTACCAAGGTTCTGCTAGGGGATGGCTCTGCCATGGCTTTTTAGTCTGATTTATGGCTTCCTCTATCTCATACCGCCCTTGCTCAGCAATTCCCTGCTCTTTACACCCACTCCAACAGGAAAACTATCCGTGGCTAGGGTTTTGGCAACACGTGACCTTACTTTAGACCTTGCCCCTAGGTTGTCATTCACGGCTACTTGCAAGCTAACTTCTTTGCCCACTACTTTGGCCTTGGTAAACTTGAATTTGCAGGTTGCAGACAGAAGGATTTTGAGGGAGCTAGGTAAACCGCTAACCACTAAAATTGCATACAAGGCAGTCTGGAAGTGAACACCGGGAGATCACCTGGCTCCGGCCATTTGGAGGAACTACGCGCCGAATAAATGCAGAATATTCATATGGTTCGCCCACAAAGATCACCTTTTTACCAATGAAAGGCGATTCTACAGAAATATCGTCACTTTGCACACCTCCCCCATTTTGCAGCCAGACAAAATCTATTGTTCATCTGCTATTTCATTGCGCGCAGCTAAACCCTCTCTCTGGGAGGAGATGACTAGTCTATGTCATGTTACACCTCTGGGGCTGCTTCACACCTGGGATGGGGATCTGACAAACAAAACCCGCTCCACAGTGCTCATGTCCCTATTATGGAGCATCTGGACATAGCGGAATGCCATGGTTTTTCGCTCCGAGCACCAGGGTCTACACTCCATCGCTAGAGCTGCAGAAAACAACCTGAATCTCTGGGCTCATCGctgcagaaatattcagaaaaaagctTTGCTAAATGACTGGGCCTCTATGTTGTTCCACCTTGCTGAGAGATTATAGTCTTTTTTTACTAtgctttgtaatttcttcttttttcctccccACATGTAACTCTGCTCTCTTGTAATGGCTTCTTTGGTTTGGTAATGAAGGTTCAGGCAGGTGTAAGCCCCCTGTTGACGCGTAAAAATAATAATGAACATCAACCTGAAGTTTTTTGACGAAACTCAGGAGCGCTGATAAATTTATGATTAATCTATTCATGTTTTAGGTTGATGATTTTTTGAACcaatttttattttcattttttatttttgcaGATGAGAAAGGAACTTTCAGGATCAGCAGTATGCCAGAAAGCTTCTTTTGATTCACCGATGCCCGTTCCTTTATCAACACTTCCAGGCTCCGAGGATGAGATCAAGCAAGGTCAGGGACCTATTAGAAGCATGAAGGTTATTTTCCCTAGTCCCCAGTATCCTAGATATATATATGTCTATTTGTGATATTTCCTAATTCCAGTTGAACATTGCCAGGGCACCGACTTCATTAGTGGGCATCATGGAGACACCTATGGTGAAATTTTTCAAGCCACAACCCCTTCTGTTCCTGAACACAGAATGATCGAGCCTCACCTTGGAGAGCTGGAGCAAATTGATAGTGCTACTGGTGTGAATTCCAAGCCCAAATTTGATGGCAAGTTTCAAACTAATGTGATTCTAGATATTAGTAATTATGTTAATGCATGGTATAAAATTGAGAAATCCAATAATTCAATTAAACTGATAACTCTTTATCAAGTTTTGCTCGGTCATGTGCCTTTTGCAgttttcatatatcatcatcaGTAGCTTGTTTAGGTATGGTTGAATTGCATGCCTATTTCCACTGGGACTAAATACACTGTGAGTTAACCCTATCACGACATCTGTTTCAGGTCCACCAGAGATGGCTGTTCCCCCTCTATTGCCTCAAAGTCCATTTCAACAATACAATTTATCAGAAAATGGACAGGAAGAATATTCAGGAGCAAAGGTTAGCTTAGTTTCTCATCTGTGTGTTTGAAGATTATCTGGAAACATGAGGCCGGCCAGAGGGCACCGAAGAAAGACACTTTTGTGCTAACCAACTTCGCTTCTAACTGATTGGCCTTAAAGCATTAATCCCATGTCTTGTGTTTGAAGCACCTAATGCTTAGTTTATTTGTGCCAGGATGGATTGCTGGATCATATAGATAATCTTTATGATGATGAAATGAGATCCTCTGGAAACATAAGCAACGAAGTCAATAGTTGGCTGTCTGTGTTTGAACAGGTCAGTGCCTTCTTAACTGCAGTCACCTTTTCAAGTTTGATTATTTTTCAAAAGATTAAATAAACATGACCTGGATATTGTGGTGTGCGTGTGGGATTTTAAATCGGTCTATATGGACTATTCGGTCCTGCATAGCAGAGGATCAATTTGACCATACTTAGTTCGGTCCTGTAGTTTTGCAAACCGGTTTTTATTCCGTCTTTTCAGGTTCGGTTTTGGGTCTTCATTTTCTATACCCGGGGTGACCCGCCACAGATTTACAATTTTTTGGGCAGCCGCTAGTGGCGCTGGAAATATGCATCAGCAGCTAAAATTTGAGGTTGCCCCAAAAAATTTCATCACAAAATAGAGATGTGTCATCTGTTGTAACTGGTTTTTTGGCCCCAAAAGACAATTTTTTGCACCGCCCCTGTTTTACCTCATTTGTTGGAGATGGTCTTAATTAATGTAATAAGGTGTTATGTTTGCGCTTTGCGGTGGTTGCAGGGTATTTGGGGTTGCTTCATGCAATATTTGTAGACTATATGCCCGGATTTATAAGATTATATATACAACTACAGCTTTGAAATAATGACTTCTTTTTCTCTTTTATACTGCTGAGTGCTGAATTGACTATTGGTGACGCTGATCCCATCATTTGCTGGATGCAGGGAATACATCCACGAGTCATGAGCGATGACGAGCTGTCAGGTGATGGATGGTTGTTATTTCTGCGGATTGCCATCAGCCACCTGGGTGGACTTTCCCAACCAAGGTTTCTGGAAGAGCAGATCACCTGTCAGGATCAGGTTACTGGGCATCGAGTATGGATCAAGCTACAGAAACACTCTGGCTGGTCGGTTAAACTGGAAGCTACGCGGCACCGCCTCTTCGAGGCCCTGCAGGATGCGGCGATGCTGGCCGTTATTACCATGAGGCAGCATTTCCCTTGCGAGTTCGCAGGCACTCCGTTTGAAGTTCTGCCTGTGGCGCCTGGGCAGAGGGGCAGGCGGCTAGACGATGGTGCCGCGGTCGTCCGCGGCGGTGCTGTGGCTTCTGCTTTTATTGGCCTCGATCACGATGATGTCCAACCTCTTCTTGTGGTCAGCTTCATGTCCCTTTTCCATGAGCGTTCCGAGTCTTTGCTACGTCTGAGGGAGCACGCGTTGAAGGAGCGGTTGCTGATCGCTGAGGTAGAGAAGATGTTGGAAGAGCTCGATGGTTCCCCAACCCAAACTCAGGAGTTGGATCAAAGAATTGCGGAGCTGAAAAGGAGGGCGGGAGAGATGCATGGACTTCCTGCCGATGCTGTCAAAGGATACATTGGTTGGTCTGTGTTCGTCTCTAAAGGCGCAGCAGAAGATGAAGCCATTGGAGGATGGAAATGAGGTACCACCTGCAATTGCAAGCTCCGCAGCAGTATCAGCCAGGGCCAGGCTGTGAGTGATATGCATGCATTGCACCAGTTTATATTCATCAATAATGATGGTTACAATCCAACCAACCTGTGTTTTTTTTTGCGGGAGAACCAACCTGTGTTGTTGTAATTCATGTACTGCTTTTGGACTTGGATGGTGTGATTTAGGGACCCGGACGTGGCGCCATGAACTCATGTTGTTGTAATCTTAGACCCCTGCTTGTGTTGTAAACTGATGTATGTGCAAAACCTAAATGGGCTGTCTGTGACACCATACAATATATGGTGGCTGTTGAGACATATATGGCAAATGGCGATGAAATTAATTAGCTGCTTACATGAAATTATGCATTGAAACGTATACCTCGGCATTCTTGTATTAGTTTCAAACACATTAGCTGCTTGCGTCGAATATGCATTCAAACGCATTAGCTGCTTGCGTCGAATATGCATTCAGTTTTCTAGCTACAGCATGTTTTACTGAAGTTGCTCAATGTACAGCGTCACACTCGGATGGAAACCTGCATCTTGAAGTCATATCCAGCTGCTGATGCCCGTATAGGCTTTCCTTGGGTAGCTCCTTAGAATTGTTGATACTTTCCTATGCATGCCAGGTATGCCCAAGGAATTAACATACCTGTAGATTTCTCTTATTGTGTCCGTGTGACAGAAGCTCTGCTGCCTTCTCTCGCCGTTGGGAAATCTTACAATGATCTGCACAAGAACCAACATATAATGTTAAATGATCCATACCATCTTATAGTCGCCTCTGTGGAAGTAGATATCGACCCTAAGTGGGATTAGACCCCCTCTGTTTAAAAAAAGAGTGGGATCAGACCCTCTGCTAAAAAAAAGTGAGATTAGACCCATATCCGTCTGCGCATACACCTAGGAAGCCTTCAAGGCCACGATGTCCCGAACAGATACCCCGCCAACCCTTAGAAAGGAAGGCGTCTGGATTCCGACGCAAGGCAAAGTCCAAGACGTATGAAACCACCATGAGCCTAATTAGTAGATCACACGACGCAATCCTGTAGTGAGTGAAGCAACATCAACACCTGCCATCATCAGTTCCCACTCAAAGGGTGGTGGTGTATATGCCCCGATTTGACGCAAGTCCTGTGCCATTGAAGTCTTCTACAGTTATATATGTGGCTTGTGTCGGTGTCATTGCCTTATCAAGTCCATACAAAACTGAAAATTAATACCAAAAAAGTTAATATT
It encodes:
- the LOC119299662 gene encoding uncharacterized protein LOC119299662, producing the protein MGMRDLVTGRAGCAAPGSSSSSAKPLSALADAVLGSSSTSEMRKELSGSAVCQKASFDSPMPVPLSTLPGSEDEIKQGQGPIRSMKGTDFISGHHGDTYGEIFQATTPSVPEHRMIEPHLGELEQIDSATGPPEMAVPPLLPQSPFQQYNLSENGQEEYSGAKDGLLDHIDNLYDDEMRSSGNISNEVNSWLSVFEQGIHPRVMSDDELSGDGWLLFLRIAISHLGGLSQPRFLEEQITCQDQVTGHRVWIKLQKHSGWSVKLEATRHRLFEALQDAAMLAVITMRQHFPCEFAGTPFEVLPVAPGQRGRRLDDGAAVVRGGAVASAFIGLDHDDVQPLLVVSFMSLFHERSESLLRLREHALKERLLIAEVEKMLEELDGSPTQTQELDQRIAELKRRAGEMHGLPADAVKGYIGWSVFVSKGAAEDEAIGGWK